A portion of the Flavobacterium limnophilum genome contains these proteins:
- a CDS encoding hemolysin family protein, whose translation MEIGVIIVCLLLSAFFSGMEIAFISSNKIYLEIEKKQDSFISNILAKLTQEPSKFIAAMLIGNTLSLVVYGFLMGELLMGWFEYFQFHFSGLLSLMIQILLTTIVVLLTAMFLSKVFFQIYANALIKVFALPAYGFYMLFYYVSSFFIWVSDFVLKKFFKTGGDQLPLYFSKAELGNYITEQMSTVEDNEEMDSEIQMFQNALDFSGVKARDVMTPRTEIVAVDVFDSVAELKTLFIETGYSKIVVYQNSLDDIIGYVHSFDLFKKPKNIKSIVIPVEFVPETIYIKDAMNLLTKKRKSVAVVLDEYGGTSGIITIEDIVEELFGEIEDEHDSDEELTEKELEEDVYVFSARLDVEYLNLTYKLNIPESDSYGTLGGFIVDFTKEIPQKGDVITIGNFHFIIEEATNKKIELVKMTIKD comes from the coding sequence ATGGAAATAGGTGTCATAATAGTATGCTTACTACTAAGTGCCTTTTTCTCTGGAATGGAAATAGCCTTCATTTCTTCCAATAAAATTTACCTTGAAATAGAAAAAAAGCAGGACAGTTTTATTTCCAACATCCTTGCGAAACTTACCCAAGAACCTTCAAAATTCATTGCGGCAATGCTCATTGGCAACACCCTTTCATTGGTGGTTTATGGGTTTTTAATGGGCGAATTGTTGATGGGTTGGTTCGAATATTTCCAGTTTCATTTTTCAGGACTGTTGAGTTTGATGATTCAAATCCTGTTGACTACAATAGTGGTGTTGCTAACGGCCATGTTTCTGTCTAAAGTCTTTTTTCAAATCTATGCCAATGCCTTGATAAAGGTTTTTGCGCTTCCGGCTTATGGGTTTTACATGTTGTTTTATTATGTATCCTCTTTCTTTATCTGGGTTTCCGATTTTGTTCTGAAAAAATTCTTCAAAACCGGAGGCGATCAATTGCCTTTGTATTTCAGCAAAGCGGAACTTGGGAACTATATCACCGAGCAAATGAGCACCGTTGAGGACAACGAAGAAATGGATTCGGAGATTCAAATGTTTCAAAATGCCCTTGATTTTTCGGGTGTGAAAGCCCGGGATGTCATGACGCCAAGAACGGAGATTGTGGCAGTTGATGTTTTTGATTCCGTTGCTGAATTGAAAACATTGTTTATAGAAACTGGCTATTCCAAGATTGTCGTGTATCAAAATTCGCTCGACGATATTATTGGCTACGTGCATTCCTTTGATTTGTTCAAAAAACCAAAAAACATCAAGTCAATCGTGATTCCAGTCGAATTTGTTCCCGAAACAATTTACATTAAAGATGCCATGAATTTGTTGACCAAAAAACGAAAAAGCGTGGCTGTTGTTCTCGACGAATATGGGGGGACTTCTGGAATCATTACCATTGAAGACATTGTCGAAGAACTTTTTGGCGAAATAGAAGACGAACACGATTCTGACGAAGAATTGACCGAAAAAGAACTGGAAGAAGATGTTTATGTTTTTTCGGCACGATTGGATGTCGAATATCTGAACTTGACCTATAAACTCAATATTCCCGAAAGCGATTCTTACGGAACTCTAGGCGGTTTTATTGTGGATTTTACCAAAGAAATTCCTCAAAAAGGCGATGTGATTA
- a CDS encoding LPXTG cell wall anchor domain-containing protein, with product MNYLKYTQYIYLVAAIFFTIKAVEIWNEDNDQHFLFLGIAVLSVFMFFFRRRFANKFEDRNKKS from the coding sequence ATGAATTACCTTAAATACACACAATACATATATCTTGTTGCAGCTATTTTCTTTACCATAAAAGCTGTCGAAATTTGGAACGAAGACAACGATCAACATTTTCTTTTTCTGGGAATTGCCGTCCTATCGGTTTTTATGTTTTTCTTTAGACGAAGATTTGCCAATAAATTTGAAGACCGAAACAAGAAGTCCTAA
- the lptC gene encoding LPS export ABC transporter periplasmic protein LptC, with translation MALLKKHLILAPVLVMVIALLFGCESNFKEVQKSNFSEFVPSGEADKINLKYTDSGRITVVLISPKMREFATVDFPFTEFPKGIDVTLYDKNGKKTYIKSDYATSFKATNIIDLKGNVKINSQDGQMLETDQLYFDQKNEWFFTEKSFKFTDPKGVSNGKGIDFSKDFKVINSQSIVGEVLSAD, from the coding sequence ATGGCTTTATTAAAAAAACACCTAATTCTTGCGCCTGTGTTGGTTATGGTTATAGCACTCCTTTTTGGATGTGAAAGTAATTTTAAGGAAGTCCAAAAAAGCAATTTTTCGGAATTTGTTCCCAGTGGCGAAGCTGATAAAATCAATTTGAAATACACTGATTCCGGTAGAATAACAGTCGTGTTGATTAGTCCAAAAATGCGGGAATTTGCCACTGTCGATTTTCCTTTTACGGAATTTCCAAAAGGGATAGATGTTACTTTATACGATAAAAACGGAAAAAAGACGTACATCAAATCGGATTATGCTACTTCCTTCAAGGCAACAAACATTATCGATCTGAAAGGAAATGTCAAAATTAATTCCCAAGACGGACAAATGCTGGAAACTGACCAGTTGTATTTTGACCAAAAGAACGAATGGTTTTTTACCGAAAAAAGCTTTAAATTTACGGATCCAAAAGGGGTTTCAAACGGAAAAGGAATCGATTTTAGCAAAGATTTTAAAGTTATCAATTCACAAAGCATAGTCGGTGAAGTTTTATCGGCAGATTAA